GAACAGGGCCTCGTCCGGGGTGAGCTCGTCGACGGCGAAGGTCTTGTGTCGGACCAGCTGCCGCTCCTCCAGCGGGCGCTCGAAGTACGCGGGCCGAGCCGCGGGAGGGTCGCCGTGGCGCCATTCCCCGGGCTCGGCCACCGACCGCGACCGCGCCAGCCGCTCACGATGCTGGGCCCGGTGGTCGAGGAGGTCCCGCAGGCGCCCCTGCAGGCGGTCGACGGCCTCGGGCATCGTGTGGGCGGCCACGTGCGCCCGCACGAGGTCGCCGTTCACGTCCAGGGTCGCCTGTGCCACGGCGGGGCGGTCCCTGGCCGGGTCGGCCTCCTTGGCGAGCTTCACGCGGGCGAACAGCACCGGCTCCCGGAGCATCTCGAGCAGACGCGCCACCCGATCCTGGGCGTAGGCCTTGGCGTCCTCGCCGACGTCGCCCACCGCTGACATCACGATGGTGAGCGCGCCGGCTGCGGTCTCGATGACGGCGGGGGCCTCGGGCGGACGGCCTTCCTCGACCCACTGTTCGGTCAGCTCGCCATGCGCAAACCGGCAGCGCACGCTGACGGCCCGCTCGTCGGGACCGGACGGCGCCCAGGTGACGATGGCTTCGCCGTCGGCTCCCCGAACCGCGGCGCGGCGCCCGGCGCCGAGCAGCGGGCTCGCCTCGAGCCAGGCCTGAAGGGCCGATCGCCCCGTCACGGGCTCCTCGCCGACGTGGAGGACCGCGTCGGGGGCGTAGAGAGCCGACGCCCCGGCCGCGTCGCCGCCGCTCAGGCTGGTGGCCCAGGCCCGGACCACTTCGAGGGGATGCATGACTCCCGAGCGCGCCAACTCGGGGTTGACGTGGGCGTAGGGCAGGGGTCCCTTGGTGTCAGGACCGCGGGCACCGGTCAGGGCCCCGAAGCGGTGATGGCGGTGCGACGCACGCGCGCCTGGTCGCAACTGCACCTCGACGGCCGTCTCCACTCCCTGCTCGCGCCGGACGTCGAAGTGGACGTGCGCCCCGGCTCGGCGGGCCACTGCCTCGAGATCGGCCACCCGGGCCCGAAACACCCGGCCGGCCCGCACGATCGTCGCCTCGCCGGACGACGGATCGAACCACTGCACCACCCCGTCAGGCATCCTCGACCACCCTCTCGCTCGTCCGGGTCCGGCCCCACCCCGTCATCCCCGTCGCATGTCCTCAGTACCGTTCGATGGCTCCGATACCACCCATGGCATCGAGCGCAGCCGGTTCGCAGAACTCCACCTCGGCGCGTTGCGCGCACGCCTGTGCGATCGCCGGCGCGACGACGTCGTCGACGACGATCGGACGTTCCCCGCACACCGGGCACCGGAGCCCATCGGCCACCAACTGCATGCACCCGGGGCAACGACCGCCGGACGCCTCGAGGTCCCGCGACACCAAGAGGACGCCCACCCGCCCCGCCCGCAGGACGCCGAGCGTGGCAGTGAGCCCGCTCACCGCCCCCGCCCCCTGTTGGGCCCGTCCCCGCACCTCCTCCACGAGGGCGGCCTGGCGCCGGTGCCGCTCGTGGCGAACCACGTCGATTGCCGCCCCCGCCACCTGGGACACCGGGGCGTTCACAGCGACCTTGATCGTCCCGGTGACGTGTTCCCTCACGCCTCGTGGCAGCTCCCCCCGGAGCTGTCCGACGATGTCGGCGGGGCCGCCGAGCACGATCCGCTCCACCGGCCGCTCCTTCAATTCGTCGAGCACCGCCCGGGCGACGTTGCTCAG
The window above is part of the Acidimicrobiales bacterium genome. Proteins encoded here:
- a CDS encoding sigma 54 modulation/S30EA ribosomal C-terminal domain-containing protein translates to MPDGVVQWFDPSSGEATIVRAGRVFRARVADLEAVARRAGAHVHFDVRREQGVETAVEVQLRPGARASHRHHRFGALTGARGPDTKGPLPYAHVNPELARSGVMHPLEVVRAWATSLSGGDAAGASALYAPDAVLHVGEEPVTGRSALQAWLEASPLLGAGRRAAVRGADGEAIVTWAPSGPDERAVSVRCRFAHGELTEQWVEEGRPPEAPAVIETAAGALTIVMSAVGDVGEDAKAYAQDRVARLLEMLREPVLFARVKLAKEADPARDRPAVAQATLDVNGDLVRAHVAAHTMPEAVDRLQGRLRDLLDHRAQHRERLARSRSVAEPGEWRHGDPPAARPAYFERPLEERQLVRHKTFAVDELTPDEALFDMEQLDFHFYLFVDLASGADAMIERSVDGSYVLERLVAVDVDPGPTAVLLKVPGTAAPVLTVDEAIERLNAGGEPHVFFANAATGRGNVLYRRYDGHYGLIVPE